The following are encoded in a window of Paenibacillus polymyxa genomic DNA:
- a CDS encoding PLP-dependent aminotransferase family protein — translation MQYSFASRTAAMLASPVRHIRENARRHSFISLAEELPAQELFPVKLLEEAAHDVFGSGPDALQYGEPEGYFPLRAWLAGEWEQRKGVRVPPGQILLTTGSQQAIDLIIRLMVDERDPVLVENPTSPGCLQVLSMQGAQIVPVESDGEGVIPDKLEALMIRYRPKLFFATPTFTNPTGSLWSAARRQEILDLCRHHEVLVVEDDSYGELHLKQKNEFHDKSPHGQSRKFAETYPSLFALDHAGQGGQVLYIGSFNKTVAPALRTGWAAGPAPLIEGMYALKQLADMQSSTMNQRLLFQLLTSSRFQWHEHLAMLNKEYSTRLQLILELLKRPFWKDVTYHIPSGGMYVWVQLPDGLDSALLLKAALPKGVAFMPGALCAVGSEGASHIRLNFSHPGREQLLMGMNLIGETISEFTARS, via the coding sequence ATGCAATATTCCTTTGCTTCACGAACGGCTGCGATGTTGGCTTCTCCAGTGCGTCATATCCGGGAAAATGCGAGAAGACACTCCTTTATATCTCTGGCTGAAGAACTACCTGCACAAGAGCTGTTTCCGGTGAAGCTGCTGGAAGAAGCGGCCCATGATGTGTTTGGCTCCGGCCCTGACGCCCTCCAGTATGGTGAACCGGAGGGCTATTTCCCTTTGCGAGCATGGCTTGCGGGAGAGTGGGAACAGCGTAAAGGAGTAAGAGTACCACCAGGTCAAATCCTCCTCACGACAGGCAGTCAGCAGGCCATTGACCTGATCATAAGGCTGATGGTGGATGAGCGTGATCCGGTATTGGTCGAAAACCCTACGTCTCCTGGATGTTTACAAGTGCTATCTATGCAGGGTGCTCAGATCGTTCCTGTAGAATCAGATGGGGAAGGTGTCATTCCTGATAAGCTTGAAGCTTTAATGATCCGTTATCGACCCAAGCTTTTTTTTGCCACGCCGACGTTTACGAATCCGACGGGCTCCTTATGGAGTGCGGCTAGACGGCAGGAAATTTTGGACCTGTGCAGGCATCATGAGGTGCTAGTAGTTGAGGATGATTCTTATGGTGAATTGCATTTGAAGCAAAAAAATGAGTTCCATGACAAGAGTCCACATGGTCAGAGTCGAAAATTTGCAGAGACTTACCCCTCCCTATTTGCGCTGGATCATGCGGGTCAGGGCGGCCAAGTGCTCTATATCGGTTCGTTCAATAAAACAGTTGCTCCTGCGCTCAGAACGGGTTGGGCTGCTGGTCCTGCGCCGCTGATTGAAGGGATGTACGCCTTGAAGCAGCTGGCCGATATGCAATCCAGTACGATGAACCAACGGCTGCTGTTCCAATTGCTGACCAGCTCGCGTTTTCAATGGCACGAGCACTTAGCGATGCTGAACAAGGAATATTCGACTCGACTTCAATTAATCTTGGAGCTGCTCAAGCGCCCGTTTTGGAAAGACGTGACGTATCATATTCCGTCCGGTGGCATGTATGTATGGGTGCAGTTGCCCGATGGGCTGGACAGCGCATTGCTGCTAAAGGCGGCGTTACCCAAAGGTGTAGCCTTTATGCCAGGTGCGCTATGTGCGGTTGGCAGTGAAGGCGCGTCCCATATTCGCCTTAATTTTAGCCATCCGGGCCGTGAGCAATTGCTTATGGGCATGAATCTGATCGGTGAGACGATTAGCGAATTTACTGCGCGGAGCTAG
- a CDS encoding response regulator transcription factor, with the protein MRSTILIIDDDEKIVSMLRRGLAFEGYEVLTAANGAEGLNKMLTAEPDVVVLDVMMPQVDGFEVCRRMREGGSTVPVLMLTAKDEVENRVKGLDLGADDYLVKPFALEELLARVRALLRRKTEQQDNNGNRLTFEDLQLDNESREVVRGGKRLELTAKEFELLHLFMQNPKRVLSRDLIMDKIWGYDYSGESNVLEVYIAMLRQKTEQDGGKRLIRTIRGAGYILRGDM; encoded by the coding sequence ATGCGTTCTACTATTCTAATCATTGATGACGATGAAAAAATTGTTTCCATGCTGCGCAGAGGGCTGGCATTTGAAGGCTATGAAGTGCTGACAGCCGCCAATGGAGCAGAGGGATTAAATAAAATGTTGACAGCTGAGCCTGATGTGGTCGTGCTGGATGTAATGATGCCGCAGGTCGATGGTTTTGAGGTATGCCGTCGTATGCGGGAGGGTGGAAGTACGGTACCTGTCCTGATGCTTACAGCCAAGGATGAGGTTGAGAATCGGGTTAAGGGCTTGGATCTAGGGGCCGATGATTATCTCGTTAAGCCGTTCGCTCTAGAGGAGCTACTGGCACGAGTGCGAGCGCTTTTGCGGCGTAAAACCGAACAACAGGACAATAACGGAAATCGGCTTACCTTCGAGGATTTACAACTGGATAACGAATCCCGTGAAGTGGTTCGTGGCGGCAAACGTTTGGAACTGACGGCCAAAGAATTTGAACTGCTCCATTTGTTCATGCAAAACCCGAAGCGTGTTCTGTCGCGTGATCTGATTATGGACAAAATTTGGGGCTATGACTATAGCGGAGAATCGAATGTGCTGGAAGTATACATTGCCATGCTACGACAAAAAACGGAGCAGGATGGCGGTAAACGACTCATTCGTACAATTCGTGGAGCTGGCTATATTTTAAGAGGTGATATGTAA
- the glnA gene encoding type I glutamate--ammonia ligase: MSVENVLKTIQENNIEWVDFRFVDLSGRAHHISLPASEVDEETFVNGVAFDGSSIPGYRGIEESDMVMLPDPEAVFIDPFTQHPTLNILCDIATPDGEKYDRDPRGIAKKAEAFLQSAGVGTAAFFAPESEFFIFDDVRYESGMNSSSFFVDSEEAAWNTNRKEEGGNLGFKVGVKGGYVPVAPVDTQQDIRSEMCRLLEEAGLRIERHHHEVATAGQAEINFRFDTLKKTADNLLVYKYIVHNTARQYGKVATFMPKPIFGDNGSGMHVHQSIFDGDTPLFYEKGGYANLSEMALHYIGGILYHAPALIALTNPSTNSFKRLVPGYEAPVNLVFSKGNRSAAVRIPVAAVTPKGCRIEFRTPDSTANPYLAFSAMLMAGLDGIKRKLNPIELGYGPLDSNIYELSDAEKGKIRSVPGSLDEALDALEADYEFLTEGGVFTKDFIDNYVELKRSEAKSVNIRVHPHEYSLYFDC, translated from the coding sequence ATGTCCGTTGAAAACGTATTGAAAACAATTCAGGAAAATAATATTGAGTGGGTAGATTTTCGTTTTGTAGATTTGTCTGGTCGTGCTCACCATATTTCATTGCCAGCTTCCGAAGTAGATGAAGAGACATTTGTTAACGGTGTTGCTTTCGACGGTTCTTCCATTCCCGGCTATCGTGGCATCGAGGAATCCGACATGGTTATGCTGCCCGATCCAGAAGCGGTTTTTATCGACCCTTTCACTCAGCATCCTACACTGAATATCCTGTGTGACATTGCTACGCCAGACGGCGAAAAATACGACCGCGATCCTCGCGGCATCGCAAAAAAAGCTGAGGCATTTCTGCAATCGGCAGGAGTGGGCACAGCAGCATTTTTTGCACCTGAGTCCGAGTTTTTCATCTTTGATGATGTACGCTACGAAAGCGGCATGAACAGCTCCTCCTTCTTCGTAGATTCCGAGGAAGCAGCTTGGAACACGAACCGTAAGGAAGAAGGCGGCAACCTAGGCTTTAAAGTGGGAGTGAAGGGCGGATATGTACCTGTAGCGCCAGTAGACACCCAACAAGATATCCGTAGTGAAATGTGCCGTTTGCTTGAAGAAGCAGGTCTGAGAATTGAGCGCCATCACCATGAGGTAGCTACGGCAGGCCAGGCGGAAATCAACTTCCGTTTTGATACACTCAAGAAAACAGCAGACAACCTGCTCGTTTATAAATACATTGTACACAACACAGCTCGTCAATATGGTAAAGTGGCAACATTCATGCCGAAACCGATTTTTGGGGATAACGGAAGCGGTATGCACGTTCACCAATCTATTTTCGATGGCGACACTCCTTTGTTCTACGAAAAAGGTGGTTATGCTAATCTGAGCGAAATGGCTCTTCATTACATTGGTGGTATTCTGTACCACGCACCTGCGTTGATCGCTTTGACCAACCCAAGCACCAACTCGTTCAAACGTCTCGTTCCTGGCTACGAAGCACCAGTTAACCTGGTATTCTCCAAAGGTAACCGTTCTGCGGCTGTACGTATTCCAGTAGCAGCTGTTACTCCAAAAGGCTGTCGGATCGAGTTCCGTACACCGGACTCCACAGCTAACCCTTACCTTGCCTTCTCAGCAATGCTGATGGCGGGTCTGGATGGCATCAAGCGCAAACTGAACCCAATCGAATTGGGATATGGTCCACTTGACAGCAACATCTACGAGCTGTCTGACGCTGAAAAAGGTAAAATCCGTAGCGTACCTGGTTCATTGGATGAGGCTCTGGATGCTCTGGAAGCTGACTACGAATTCTTGACTGAAGGCGGCGTATTTACGAAGGACTTTATTGATAACTATGTAGAGCTCAAACGTTCTGAAGCTAAATCGGTGAACATCCGTGTTCATCCACACGAATACAGCCTGTATTTTGACTGCTAA
- a CDS encoding phosphodiester glycosidase family protein, which translates to MNVDAKQVNRFFMLALAPFIGLLGYILLVHPSLSFPGSTSLSLQKAEVTLQTQSIGKQLDEAKQTATYTLSTIRRTSELYKQTTQTMNQLVVTASTQSKRPAIIYDRRITAKLGVPYERVDSNRITIELFKVNPGIYHGYAMKVKLKDPTAMKMSLGSDKLGGSETTMRAVLRHGAIAGINAGGFADGDGKRYPLSTTVLNGHYLTGFQSSFKDLSFVGLSNDGKLIGGKFYSQGALDSLKPAFGATFVPVLLQRGQKMPIPGKWKVSPKRAPRTVIGNYKDDQLLIIVVDGYNESGGSGATLEELQGKMYNLGVQDAYNLDGGGSSSLILNGRVVNKPSDGNLRPVPTHFLFYK; encoded by the coding sequence ATGAATGTAGACGCAAAACAAGTGAACCGGTTCTTTATGTTGGCCCTTGCTCCTTTTATCGGTTTGTTGGGGTATATTTTGTTAGTGCATCCCTCATTGAGCTTTCCTGGGTCTACTTCTTTGAGTCTGCAAAAAGCTGAAGTCACTTTACAAACGCAATCAATAGGCAAGCAGCTTGATGAAGCCAAGCAAACGGCAACATACACCTTGTCTACAATTCGCCGGACTTCTGAGCTATACAAGCAAACGACTCAAACGATGAATCAGCTTGTCGTGACTGCCTCTACGCAGTCCAAGCGGCCCGCGATTATCTATGATCGACGCATCACCGCCAAACTGGGGGTTCCCTATGAGCGGGTAGATAGCAATCGGATTACCATTGAATTATTTAAGGTAAACCCGGGAATTTATCATGGCTACGCTATGAAGGTCAAACTTAAAGATCCTACTGCTATGAAAATGTCTTTGGGAAGTGACAAATTGGGTGGCTCCGAAACCACCATGCGTGCAGTCTTGAGACACGGAGCTATTGCAGGCATCAATGCAGGCGGCTTTGCGGATGGAGACGGCAAACGCTATCCATTAAGCACTACTGTCTTGAACGGCCACTACCTTACTGGCTTTCAGTCCAGTTTTAAGGATTTGTCCTTCGTCGGACTGAGTAACGATGGCAAGCTTATCGGTGGCAAATTTTACAGTCAAGGTGCTCTTGACAGCTTAAAGCCTGCCTTTGGTGCTACCTTCGTTCCCGTCCTGCTGCAAAGAGGACAAAAAATGCCTATTCCTGGCAAATGGAAAGTCTCCCCCAAGCGGGCCCCACGTACGGTCATTGGCAACTATAAAGATGATCAGTTGCTCATTATTGTCGTAGACGGCTACAATGAAAGCGGGGGTTCGGGCGCGACGCTCGAAGAACTGCAAGGAAAAATGTACAATCTAGGTGTTCAAGATGCCTATAATTTGGACGGAGGCGGTTCCTCGTCGCTTATACTTAACGGTCGAGTCGTAAACAAACCGTCAGATGGTAATTTGCGTCCAGTCCCTACTCATTTTTTGTTCTATAAATAG
- a CDS encoding AbrB/MazE/SpoVT family DNA-binding domain-containing protein, giving the protein MKPAGVVRKVDQLGRIVLPKSLRKRYQMNEGDPVEILVQGDHIILERYRPKCVFCGSVEQVNDFKDRYICAQCLTEMTQYSS; this is encoded by the coding sequence ATGAAACCTGCCGGTGTGGTACGTAAAGTTGATCAGCTGGGGAGAATAGTTTTGCCTAAGTCACTGCGTAAAAGATATCAAATGAATGAGGGAGATCCTGTCGAAATTTTGGTTCAGGGTGACCACATTATTTTGGAGCGTTATCGTCCAAAATGTGTATTCTGCGGGTCAGTAGAACAAGTGAACGATTTCAAAGACCGTTATATTTGTGCTCAATGCCTGACAGAAATGACACAGTATTCCTCCTAA
- the trmL gene encoding tRNA (uridine(34)/cytosine(34)/5-carboxymethylaminomethyluridine(34)-2'-O)-methyltransferase TrmL, translating to MPLHIVLVEPEIPANTGNIARTCAATGTHLHLVKPLGFRTDDATLKRAGLDYWYAVHIEYHESFAEVQEKYQEGRFFYATTKANQRYSDIAFQDGDFLVFGKETKGLPPELLAANPNTCIKMPMSDKVRSLNLSNSAAIIVYEALRQMDFPGLS from the coding sequence ATGCCATTACATATTGTGCTTGTCGAGCCGGAAATCCCGGCTAACACAGGGAATATTGCTAGAACGTGTGCTGCAACCGGAACTCATCTACATCTGGTGAAGCCACTGGGCTTCCGTACCGACGATGCCACGTTAAAACGGGCCGGACTTGATTATTGGTATGCTGTCCACATTGAATATCATGAGTCTTTTGCTGAAGTGCAGGAGAAATATCAGGAAGGTCGCTTTTTTTATGCGACGACCAAAGCGAATCAGCGATATAGTGATATTGCATTTCAGGATGGAGACTTCTTGGTATTTGGTAAAGAAACGAAAGGTTTGCCGCCAGAGCTGCTAGCTGCTAATCCAAATACATGCATCAAGATGCCTATGTCAGATAAAGTAAGATCTCTAAACTTGTCGAATTCCGCTGCGATTATCGTATATGAAGCGTTGAGACAAATGGATTTTCCAGGTTTATCGTAA
- a CDS encoding 4-hydroxy-3-methylbut-2-enyl diphosphate reductase, with the protein MEVLRISPRGYCYGVVDAMVLARQAARNLDLPRPIYILGMIVHNSHVTNSFEDEGIITLDGPNRMEILSQVESGTVIFTAHGVSPEVRKLARDKGLTTVDATCPDVTKTHDLIREKSAEGYQIVYIGKKNHPEPEGAIGIAPDHVHLIEKEEEIDSLTLPAGKILITNQTTMSQWDIKHIMKKLLEKFPGAEIHNEICLATQVRQEAVAEQAGQADLVIVVGDPRSNNSNRLAQVSEEIAGTTAYRISDVTELKREWLEGVAKVAVTSGASTPTLITKEVITYLEQYDAANPDTWEIQRTIDMKKLLPPVREKSKTTK; encoded by the coding sequence TTGGAAGTACTCAGAATTTCGCCCCGGGGTTACTGCTACGGCGTAGTCGATGCCATGGTATTGGCTCGTCAGGCAGCCAGAAATCTGGACTTACCCCGGCCTATTTATATATTGGGCATGATTGTGCATAACAGTCATGTCACCAATTCCTTTGAAGACGAAGGGATTATTACACTGGACGGCCCGAACCGTATGGAGATTTTAAGCCAGGTAGAGAGCGGCACTGTAATCTTCACTGCTCATGGCGTATCACCAGAGGTTCGGAAGCTGGCACGAGACAAGGGGCTGACTACGGTAGATGCGACTTGCCCTGACGTCACAAAGACGCATGATCTGATTCGGGAGAAGTCTGCCGAAGGCTATCAGATTGTTTATATTGGCAAAAAGAATCATCCAGAGCCAGAAGGAGCTATCGGTATTGCTCCTGATCATGTTCATCTGATTGAAAAAGAAGAAGAGATCGACAGTCTTACGTTGCCAGCTGGCAAAATTCTTATCACGAATCAGACGACCATGAGCCAATGGGACATCAAGCACATTATGAAGAAGCTGCTGGAGAAGTTCCCGGGTGCTGAGATACACAATGAAATCTGTTTGGCGACGCAGGTACGTCAGGAAGCGGTAGCTGAGCAGGCTGGACAGGCGGATCTGGTGATCGTTGTCGGTGATCCGCGCAGTAACAATTCAAACCGATTGGCTCAGGTTTCGGAGGAGATTGCTGGTACAACAGCTTATCGTATTTCTGATGTAACCGAGCTGAAGAGAGAGTGGCTTGAAGGTGTAGCCAAAGTGGCTGTGACTTCTGGGGCTTCGACCCCGACACTGATTACCAAAGAGGTTATTACGTATTTGGAGCAGTATGATGCGGCTAACCCGGATACGTGGGAGATTCAGCGAACCATAGATATGAAAAAACTACTGCCTCCTGTACGAGAGAAGTCAAAAACAACGAAATAG
- the serC gene encoding 3-phosphoserine/phosphohydroxythreonine transaminase encodes MLSKRAYNFNAGPAALPLKVLERVQAEFVDFQGTGMSIMEMSHRGAVYESVHNEAQERLLSLLGNPQGYKVLFLQGGASTQFAMLPLNFLSEGQTGSYVMTGSWSDKAYKEAKLLGKAHVAASSADEKYMRLPNVDSLDLPENTAYVHMTSNETIEGTQFKQFPDTGSVPLIVDMSSDIFCKPFDVTQFGLIYAGAQKNLGPSGVTVVIAREELLTSSPDNIPTMLRYSTYEKNNSLYNTPPSFAIYMVNEVLKWIQEEGGLEGIERVNQQKAALLYNRIDSSEGFYRGCVDSADRSIMNVTFRLANEDLEKQFIKESEQAGFIGLKGHRSVGGLRASIYNAVPLENCQALAEFMDGFKQRNS; translated from the coding sequence TTGTTGAGTAAGAGAGCCTACAATTTTAATGCAGGACCAGCGGCATTGCCGCTCAAAGTACTAGAACGTGTACAAGCTGAATTCGTAGATTTCCAGGGAACAGGGATGTCGATCATGGAAATGTCTCACCGTGGAGCTGTGTATGAATCTGTTCATAATGAGGCGCAGGAACGCCTGTTATCTTTGCTGGGCAATCCACAAGGCTACAAGGTGTTATTCCTACAAGGTGGCGCAAGTACGCAGTTTGCGATGCTGCCTTTAAATTTCTTGAGCGAAGGACAGACTGGGAGCTATGTAATGACAGGTAGCTGGTCGGACAAAGCATATAAAGAAGCCAAGCTACTGGGCAAGGCTCATGTTGCTGCATCCTCCGCTGATGAGAAGTACATGCGTCTTCCGAATGTGGATTCCTTGGACTTGCCTGAGAATACTGCTTATGTGCATATGACGTCCAACGAAACGATTGAAGGTACACAATTTAAGCAATTCCCGGATACGGGTTCCGTACCCTTGATTGTGGACATGTCCAGTGATATTTTTTGCAAGCCTTTTGATGTTACTCAATTTGGATTGATTTACGCTGGCGCACAAAAAAATCTGGGACCTTCTGGTGTGACGGTCGTGATTGCCCGTGAAGAGTTGCTGACTTCCTCACCGGACAATATTCCTACGATGCTGCGTTATAGCACATATGAAAAAAATAACTCTCTCTACAATACTCCCCCATCCTTTGCCATATACATGGTGAATGAAGTGCTGAAATGGATTCAGGAAGAAGGCGGTTTGGAAGGCATTGAGCGTGTGAACCAGCAGAAAGCTGCTTTGCTATACAACCGTATTGACAGTAGCGAAGGCTTCTATCGTGGTTGTGTGGACAGCGCTGATCGCTCTATCATGAATGTAACCTTCCGCCTCGCGAACGAGGATCTGGAAAAACAATTTATTAAGGAATCCGAACAGGCCGGGTTTATCGGACTGAAGGGGCATCGCAGTGTAGGAGGGCTTCGCGCCTCGATCTACAATGCTGTTCCACTGGAGAACTGTCAAGCATTAGCCGAGTTTATGGACGGATTCAAGCAACGTAACAGTTGA
- the aroF gene encoding 3-deoxy-7-phosphoheptulonate synthase, which translates to MIVIAGVQTPEEHIQAIVEVIEKEGLQAHVSRGSDRTIIGLIGSVEPKLAEHLRQMKGVENVVKISKSYKLASRDFHPENTVISIKGVNIGGGELVIMGGPCAVESAAQIDEIAGLVKAAGAQVLRGGAFKPRTGPYSFQGTGVEGLIMMAEAGQKHDLLTITEVMTPEYVDICAEYADILQVGTRNMQNFDLLRKLGTCGKPVLLKRGFSSTYDEFLNAAEYILAGGNPNVMLCERGIRTFETYTRNTLDLSAIPVLQQLSHLPVISDPSHGTGRRELVVPMTKASVAAGADGLIIEMHTDPDNSMTGDGVQSLFPDQFSDLLKDLEILAPAVGKTFHTPTTIA; encoded by the coding sequence ATGATCGTTATCGCTGGTGTTCAAACACCTGAAGAGCATATTCAAGCTATTGTTGAAGTTATTGAGAAAGAAGGATTGCAGGCTCATGTATCAAGGGGATCGGATCGCACGATCATCGGACTGATCGGTAGCGTAGAGCCCAAACTGGCTGAACATCTGCGTCAAATGAAAGGCGTAGAAAATGTGGTTAAAATATCGAAGTCCTATAAATTGGCCAGCCGTGATTTTCATCCGGAAAATACGGTTATCTCTATTAAAGGTGTAAATATCGGCGGGGGCGAGCTTGTCATTATGGGTGGACCATGTGCTGTTGAGTCTGCTGCACAGATAGATGAAATTGCCGGATTGGTCAAAGCTGCAGGCGCGCAAGTTCTCCGTGGGGGTGCTTTTAAGCCGCGTACAGGGCCATACAGCTTCCAAGGAACGGGTGTAGAAGGTTTAATCATGATGGCTGAGGCGGGGCAAAAGCACGATCTCTTGACCATCACAGAGGTCATGACACCTGAATACGTAGACATCTGCGCGGAATACGCCGATATTCTGCAAGTAGGTACACGTAATATGCAAAACTTTGATTTGCTGCGCAAGCTGGGTACTTGCGGCAAGCCAGTATTGCTCAAGCGCGGTTTCAGCTCGACTTATGATGAGTTCTTGAATGCTGCTGAGTACATCTTGGCAGGCGGCAATCCGAATGTTATGTTGTGTGAGCGCGGTATTCGTACATTCGAAACCTACACTAGAAATACGCTCGACTTGTCCGCGATCCCTGTTTTGCAACAGTTGAGCCATTTGCCGGTCATTTCTGATCCTAGCCATGGCACAGGTAGACGTGAACTGGTTGTTCCTATGACGAAGGCTTCGGTAGCTGCCGGAGCGGATGGTTTAATTATTGAGATGCATACAGACCCTGACAACTCGATGACGGGTGACGGCGTACAATCCCTGTTCCCAGATCAATTTTCAGATTTGCTAAAAGATTTGGAAATATTGGCTCCTGCTGTGGGGAAAACATTTCACACGCCTACTACCATTGCTTAA
- a CDS encoding response regulator transcription factor has translation MRKVWQVVIIDIHPTSMLGTKLILEDQQDLLVRGMSSSGTEGLELACSIRPEIILMDYRLPEGTAEPFLTQMRALSPDSHIVIMTDEDNITLFQQLISLGANGMLSKQASPSQLIHLINGLREGFASLPMDWIRYGNWPFMPLMASEPFDELTQTEVFIMERIVQGITYDKIAIEIEVSRRSIDNYLRKIYAKLGVSSRAQAIERYALYARQMKQLYA, from the coding sequence ATGAGAAAAGTATGGCAGGTGGTCATCATAGATATCCATCCTACAAGTATGCTGGGAACAAAGCTTATTTTGGAAGACCAGCAGGATTTGCTTGTCAGAGGGATGTCTTCCTCCGGAACGGAAGGCTTGGAGCTGGCTTGCTCCATTCGACCGGAAATCATTTTAATGGACTACAGGTTGCCTGAGGGAACGGCGGAACCATTTTTGACACAAATGCGGGCCTTGTCTCCGGACAGCCATATTGTTATTATGACGGATGAGGATAATATTACGTTGTTTCAGCAGCTAATTTCGCTCGGAGCAAATGGAATGTTATCCAAACAGGCATCACCGAGCCAGTTAATCCATCTGATCAATGGTTTGCGCGAAGGATTTGCTTCTTTACCAATGGATTGGATTCGGTATGGAAACTGGCCCTTTATGCCGTTAATGGCATCCGAGCCTTTTGACGAATTGACACAAACCGAAGTGTTTATTATGGAACGTATTGTACAAGGAATTACATATGACAAAATTGCTATCGAGATCGAAGTTAGCCGGCGCTCCATTGATAATTATCTACGTAAAATTTATGCGAAATTAGGCGTGTCCAGCCGGGCGCAGGCGATTGAACGTTATGCCTTATATGCGCGTCAGATGAAGCAGCTATATGCCTGA
- a CDS encoding sensor histidine kinase: MSIRWRLTAWYSSILAIVLVIFGLVTYGLVYYYTYNEVKSQLMTQAPQINKQLRLIIKGGLFEVPNLDLGLEQGRGIDDSQLYVQIYNYTSGVTKTTQNMKDLNITFPVPSTAAGAVQNEGIRRVNVNGDSFMIIQQPIKSEELGLVVGLLQVGQFTGSQDRLMNRLQNVLVYGSLFALLAAATSGLFLARKSMKPLVKVIEGANQIQSSNDLSVRIEYDGPHDEIGQLIGTVNNMLGRTEVFYKELEDAYGAQRRFVADASHELRTPLTTIRGNVDFLLKMWTTEPGERPNMDEEMIRELSMEALNDMADEGKRMSRLVSDMLSLARADTGKTFDKTPVALEPLVSEVARRAQFLERTAEWNVGDFSLLNGIYMDGSKDYLQQMLFIFIDNAFKYTPEGTVRFDAIVYQGQVGLRISDTGIGMDKSEVPFIFDRFYRADESRGVTEGIGLGLSIAKWIIDEHHGSVEVVTRQGEGTTFVIWLPVSFSAPLE, from the coding sequence ATGTCTATTCGGTGGCGGCTGACGGCCTGGTATTCGAGCATCTTGGCTATAGTACTAGTCATTTTTGGTCTGGTTACTTACGGACTAGTATATTACTACACATATAATGAAGTGAAAAGTCAGCTTATGACTCAGGCGCCACAGATTAACAAGCAATTACGCCTTATTATAAAAGGGGGATTGTTTGAAGTCCCCAACCTGGATTTGGGATTAGAGCAGGGACGTGGAATAGATGACTCACAGCTCTATGTACAAATTTACAATTATACGTCTGGTGTAACGAAAACGACCCAAAATATGAAAGACCTCAATATCACCTTCCCTGTTCCATCTACAGCGGCAGGAGCAGTTCAAAATGAGGGAATTCGACGTGTGAACGTCAATGGGGATTCCTTTATGATTATTCAACAGCCGATCAAATCCGAGGAGCTGGGCTTGGTGGTCGGGCTGCTACAGGTAGGACAATTCACGGGCTCTCAGGACCGACTCATGAACAGGTTACAAAATGTGCTTGTATACGGCTCGTTGTTTGCATTACTCGCTGCTGCGACTTCAGGTCTCTTTCTGGCTCGCAAGTCTATGAAGCCGCTGGTCAAGGTCATTGAGGGGGCTAATCAGATTCAATCCAGTAATGATTTGAGTGTTCGGATTGAATATGACGGACCACATGATGAAATTGGCCAATTAATCGGGACGGTTAACAACATGCTGGGGCGCACAGAGGTGTTTTACAAGGAGCTGGAAGATGCGTACGGTGCACAGCGCCGTTTTGTGGCTGATGCTTCCCATGAGCTTCGTACGCCGCTAACGACGATCCGTGGCAACGTTGATTTTTTGCTCAAAATGTGGACTACCGAACCAGGAGAGCGACCGAATATGGATGAAGAGATGATTCGCGAGCTTTCTATGGAGGCATTAAATGACATGGCGGATGAAGGCAAACGGATGAGCCGTTTAGTGAGTGATATGTTGTCACTCGCGAGAGCGGACACAGGGAAAACGTTCGATAAGACTCCCGTTGCGCTGGAACCACTTGTAAGTGAGGTTGCCCGTCGTGCTCAGTTTTTAGAGCGAACGGCCGAATGGAATGTGGGAGATTTTTCGTTGCTGAATGGTATTTATATGGATGGCAGCAAGGATTATTTGCAGCAAATGCTATTCATTTTCATTGATAATGCATTCAAATACACACCTGAGGGCACAGTCCGATTTGATGCCATTGTTTATCAAGGACAGGTGGGCCTACGGATCAGTGATACGGGCATTGGAATGGACAAGAGTGAGGTTCCCTTTATTTTTGACCGCTTTTACCGGGCAGATGAGTCACGCGGGGTGACAGAGGGAATTGGGTTGGGGCTATCTATTGCCAAGTGGATTATTGATGAACATCACGGGTCTGTGGAAGTGGTTACGCGCCAAGGAGAAGGAACGACATTTGTCATCTGGCTCCCGGTTAGCTTTTCCGCGCCTTTGGAATAG